One region of Ornithorhynchus anatinus isolate Pmale09 chromosome X5, mOrnAna1.pri.v4, whole genome shotgun sequence genomic DNA includes:
- the RUSC1 gene encoding LOW QUALITY PROTEIN: RUN and SH3 domain-containing protein 1 (The sequence of the model RefSeq protein was modified relative to this genomic sequence to represent the inferred CDS: inserted 2 bases in 1 codon) has product MLPPQHALPCNLNHLRLQHVALGLRLARRPELREGTPGGPPPAPGPPPRHLRPAASXLDANSNSPAVPCRCCRGHGLQTAGGPPRRPDDEEEEEDDDDGGRARDQAQVQDQAQAQVQAQDQAQAQVQAQDQAQVQAQDQVQAQDQVQAQAQAQVQAQDQVQAQAQAQVQAQDQFQAKAQAQDQAQVQAQDQVQAKARAQDRIRAQDQAEVQTQAQAQARAGPRSPAPAPCSDGTPEAGPPLDANRNAVAVASSPPSPPRRTVTSFHELAKRRKRGPGPPPAPVPKERADWLIVFSPDAERPPVGAPAGPGPPARRPVTFRELRLQRRPPPPVPPRDPPRVRPPGPARPPPVPPRRKKTRPGGLQPIAEGRPGASGRGDRPGGAEEGKDERGTAGAAPRPPLASLGSGLVSSRPFEEEEEEGRRRLPVRLSPVGAYSPPARGALPCLPSPELALLLLSPLFPRGGTFPAAPPPRQVAGPWPPPPPPPPSKPRSRTPPPPSSSSSSRSLAGLPGTPRLCMEDAERAADRPHDRKKGLLVAVSASVDKIVAHFGAARNLVQKAQLGDSRLSPEVGHLVLGGLCPALHALVADGLKPFRKDVITGQRRSSPWTVVEASVRADPRGGSLGALHRQISRLTPLGSSRSRFHAFVLGLLNTKQLELWFCRLQEDEGLLSVLYVPSAFLWPAREARPPPARELLLLLQPLSVLSFRLDLLFEHRHHLPPAGPSDRAPPPPPAPGLQQTVRAVLGWGRRPAPAPLPAVPPPDGWWGRLTRATRVYASGPGRPRGGQTPDGEAGAGRSRWLGRPFGVPGVAVEGESGAPRTRRPSSWLPPAINVLALVKKGELPQPDLRPEDPEDPDHPAPSPPQAHRAVRALCDHVAAGPDQLSFQKGEILRVVSTVDEDWLRCGREGAEGLVPVGYTSLIL; this is encoded by the exons ATGCTGCCCCCGCAGCACGCCCTCCCCTGCAACCTCAACCACCTGCGCCTGCAGCACGTGGCGCTGGGGCTGCGCCTGGCCCGCCGGCCCGAGCTCCGGGaggggacccccggggggccgccccccgccccggggccccccccccgccacctccgccccgccgcctc gctcGACGCCAACTCCAACAGCCCGGCCGtgccctgccgctgctgccgggGGCACGGGCTCCAGACCGCcggggggccgccccgccgccccgacgacgaggaggaggaggaggacgacgacgacggaggacgg GCCCGAGACCAGGCCCAGGTCCAAGACCAGGCCCAGGCCCAAGTCCAGGCCCAAGACCAGGCCCAGGCCCAAGTCCAGGCCCAAGACCAGGCCCAAGTCCAGGCCCAAGACCAGGTCCAGGCCCAAGACCaggtccaggcccaggcccaggcccaagtCCAGGCCCAAGACCaggtccaggcccaggcccaggcccaagtCCAGGCCCAAGACCAGTTCCAGGCCAAAGCCCAGGCCCAAGACCAGGCCCAAGTCCAGGCCCAAGACCAGGTCCAGGCCAAAGCCCGGGCCCAAGACCGGATCCGGGCCCAAGACCAGGCCGAGGTCCAGACCCAGGcccaagcccaggcccgggccgggccccggagcccggccccggccccgtgctCCGATGGGACCCCGGAGGCCGGGCCGCCGCTGGACGCCAACCGCAACGCCGTCGCCGTGGCGTCCTCACCCCCAAGCCCCCCGCGCCGCACCGTCACGTCCTTCCACGAGCTGGCCAAGAGGCGCAAGCGGGGCCCGGGCCCTCCGCCCGCGCCGGTCCCCAAGGAGCGGGCCGACTGGCTGATCGTCTTCTCGCCCGACGCCGAGCGGCCTCCCgtcggggccccggccggcccgggccccccggcccgccggccggtCACCTTCCGGGAGCTGCGCCTGCAGCGGCGTCCGCCTCCGCCGGTCCCCCCGCGGGACCCCCCGCGcgtccggcccccgggccccgcccgcccgcccccggtgcCCCCGCGGAGGAAGAAGACGCGTCCGGGCGGCCTGCAGCCCATCGCCGAGGGGCGTCCGGGGGCGTCCGGCCGGGGGGATCGGCccggcggggcggaggagggTAAGGACgagcgggggacggcgggggccgCCCCTCGGCCTCCGCTCGCCTCCCTGGGGTCGGGCCTCGTGTCTTCCCGCCCTTTC gaggaggaggaggaggaggggcggcggcggctcccggTCCGCCTGTCCCCGGTGGGCGCCTACTCGCCCCCGGCGCGCGGCGCGCTCCCCTGCCTGCCCAGCCCGGAGCtggcgctgctgctgctgtccccGCTCTTCCCCCGGGGCGGCACCTTCcccgccgcgcccccgccccgccaggtCGCCGGtccgtggccgccgccgccgccgccgccgccgtcgaaGCCCCGGAgccggaccccgcccccgccttcgtcgtcgtcgtc GTCGCGGTCGTTGGCCGGTTTGCCCGGGACCCCCCGGCTGTGCATGGAGGACGCCGAGCGGGCAGCGGACCGGCCCCACGACCGGAAGAaag GGCTCCTGGTCGCGGTCAGCGCCTCGGTGGACAAGATCGTCGCCCACTTCGGAGCCGCCCGGAACCTCGTGCAGAAG GCCCAGCTGGGGGACAGCCGGCTGAGCCCCGAGGTGGGGCACCTGGTCCTGGGCGGCCTGTGCCCGGCGCTGCACGCCCTGGTGGCCGACGGGCTGAAGCCCTTCCGGAAGGACGTGATCACGGGTCAGCGACGCAGCAGCCCCTGGACCGTGGTGGAGGCCTCCGTGCGAGCCG acCCCCGCGGAGGGTCCCTGGGAGCCCTCCACCGCCAGATCTCCCGCCTGACGCCCCTGGGCAGCAGCCGGAGCCGCTTCCACGCCTTCGTCCTCGGCCTGCTCAA CACCAAGCAGCTGGAGCTGTGGTTCTGCCGCCTTCAGGAGGATGAAg gccTCCTGTCCGTCCTCTACGTGCCCTCGGCCTTCCTGTGGCCGGCCCGAGaggcccgcccgccgccggcccgggagctgctgctcctgctgcagccCCTGTCGGTGCTGTCCTTCCGCCTGGACCTGCTCTTCGAGCACCGCCACCACCTGCCCCCCGCGGGCCCCTCcgaccgggccccgccgcccccgccggccccgggcctgCAGCAGACCGTGCGGGCCGTGCTGGGCTGGGGCCGGCG cccggccccggcccctctccctgccGTCCCCCCGCCGGACGGCTGGTGGGGCCGGCTGACCCGGGCCACCCGCGTCTAcgcctccgggccgggccggccccggggaggcCAGACCCCCgacggggaggccggggccgggcggagccGGTGGCTGGGACGGCCGTTCGGCGTGCCGGGAGTCGCGGTGGAGGGCGAGAGCGGCGCGCCGAGGACCAG GAGACCCTCCAGCTGGTTGCCCCCGGCCATCAACGTCCTGGCCCTGGTCAAGAAGGGGGAACTTCCCCAGCCGGATCTCAGGCCCGAGGACCCCGAGGACCCCGATCatcctgctcccagcccgccccagGCCcacag ggCGGTCCGAGCGCTGTGCGACCACGTGGCGGCGGGGCCGGACCAACTCAGCTTCCAGAAGGGGGAGATCCTCCGGGTGGTCTCCACCGTGGACGAAGACTGGCTGCGCTGCGgccgggagggggccgaggggctgGTGCCGGTGGGCTACACCTCCCTCATCCTTTAG